From Pseudodesulfovibrio nedwellii:
CACGGCATGGGCGTGGCCATCTTCGCCATGGGCGCAGGTCGCCCCGGCCCGGGCAACTCGTCCGAAGCCATGGTTAAAATCTACCCCGACGGTTCTGCCGCTCTGGTCTGCGCCGTGGCCGACATCGGTCAGGGACAGCACACTGTCCAGTGTCAGATCGTAGCCGAAGTTCTCGGCCTGCCTTACAAGAAAATCGGTCTTGTCTGTCACGACACCGACTCCACACCCTTTGCCACATTGGTCGCCAACAGCTGCGGCACATGGATTCAGGGTTGGGCCACATACGAAGCAGCCATTGATGCCAAGCATCAGGTTCTCAAACTCGCAGCAGGCGTCATGGGCGTTTCCGAAACAGAACTGGATATCAACGAAGACGGTGTCTTCATGACCAATGACACAAGCAAGGGGATAACCTTTGCCGAGGCATTCGGTACACGCGGCCACTACGGCGGCATCCATGAAATCACCGGTTACTACGTGAACAACTCTCCCCATCCCAACGGTCTCAAGGATGGCAAGAAAGATCAGGTCTACATCCCCAAGGAGAAGGGCGCACAGTTCATCTCTCTGGATATCGACACCGAAACCGGCATGATCGAAAACGCCCGCGTGACCATGGCGCAAAATGTAGGCAAAGCCCTCAACCCGAAAATCGTTGAAGGCCAGCTCTGCACCTCCCGCCACGGCGTTGATAACGCGATGCTCGGCAACGATTGCATCATCGACAAGCGCAATGGCTGGCTCATGACTCCCAACTGGGTTGATTATCGTCACACCACCACCATGGATTGCGACGTTGATCCCATCGTCATCGAAAAACCCGGTGATCCAACCCATCCGTTCGGAGCCACGGCCTGTGGAGAAGGCGCAGCCTGTCCCACATTGGCCGCATTCTCCAACGCCATTTACAACGCTATCGGCGTTCGTTTGACCGAAACGCCATACACCCCTGAAAGCATCCTCATTGGCCTGGGCAAAATCAAGGCCAGAGGGAGGAAGAAATAATGAAACGTTTCAATCATTTTGACGCCACCTCTGTTGAAGAGGCGGTTTCTCTCTTAAACGGTAGTGAAGGCCCGGCCTACGTCATGGGCGGAGGCAGCGACCTCATGGGTTGCCTCAAGGACAACCTCTGGATGGAGGCCCCCGAACGGATCATCAACCTCAAGACCATCCCCGGTCTCAAGGAAATCCGCGTAGAAGATGACGGCCTGCACATCGGTGCACTCGTCACCCTAACTGAAGTCGCTGAATCCGACATGGTCAAGGAACAGTGGCCCGGACTGGCCGAAGCGGCTCGCCGCACAGCATCTCCGCTGTTGCGCAACATGGGCACTATCGCCGGTAACATCTGTCAGGAAAACCGCTGCTGGTACTACCGTTACCCCGACAAAATTGGCGGTCGCATCGACTGCGTACGCAAAGGCGGCAAACGTTGTCTGGCCGTACCCGGCGACCACCGTTTCCACTCCATCTTCGGTGCAGTCAACAAATGCATCGCGGTGAATCCCAGCGACACGGCCCCTGCCTTCATCGCTCTGAACGCTACAGTCAAGACAACCAAACACGAAATCGCCATTGACGACTTCTTCTCCGCCGAAATGGGAGCACAGTCCACAATTCTGGATCGGGATGAAATAATCACTGAAATCGTGGTTCCGTTGCCGGAAGCCGGTCCGACCAGTGCTTTCCGCAAAATTGCCTACCGCAAATCCATCGACTTCGCCCTGGTCAACTGCGCTGCATCTGTCAGCGTGGTCGACGGCAAAGTCACCAGTGCTCGCATCTGCCTCAACGGAGTGCATAACAACCCGCGCCGTTGTGAAGCTTCGGAAGAACTGCTCATCGGCAAGGAGCTGACTGAAGAACTGGCTCAGGAAGCCGGCAAGGCCGCTGTTGCCGAAGCCAAGCCCCTGCTCCAGAACGGATTCAAGGTACAAATGGCACAGACCATCGTGGGTGATACCCTGATGGACTGCCTCAAGTAACCATTAATACAAGGATGTTTGGCATGCCCCACCAACTCGCCAACGTCTCCGGTGTCATTCTTGCCGCCGGCCAAGCCTCCCGAATGGGTAGGGACAAATTGTCCCTGCCCTTCCGGGGACTCCCCATATTGCAACATGTGGTGAACGCCGCACGCAACTCCACCCTGCGCGACGTGACCGTGGTTCTGCCCAAGGGGTCTGAACTGCGACGCACAGTGGACCTCTCTGGTTGCAACGTCGTCACCAGTGTTCATCGTGACATGGGCCAGGCCGAGTCTCTCAAGACCGGTCTGCGCTCAGTCATAGACACTGCCGACGGGTGTATGGCCCTCTTAGGAGATCAACCACTTATTACAGCCTCGGCCATCGACATGCTTGTGGGTGCATTCACCCAACAACCCGAGTGTTGGGTCGCTCCAGTGCAAGAAGGTATGCGCGGCAACCCCATCACCATACCGTCTACATGGTTCCCCAAAGTCTTTGAACTGGAAGGCGACACAGGTGCTCGTCCGCTGCTCGGCTCTCCGGGACTGACTTTGCGCCTGGTTCGAATCCACGAGGTCGGACCTTTCATTGATGTGGATACCGAAGAACAATATCAACGACTTCTTACCAACTACGGCCAAAAGACCGCTTAGGAGCACATTATGAGTGCCATTCAAACCCCAACAATCACCATTCGCGGCGCAGGCGACCTTGCTACAGGCGTTGCCTTGCGACTCTATCAGGCCGGGCTGACCCGACTCCTGCTTTTGGAAACGGCCAACCCCCTCGCCGTACGCCGAACCGTGGCTTTTTCCGAAGCCATATACCACGGTGAAATGACCGTTGAGGGGATCAAAGCCGCACGAATTTCTTCTCCTGATCTCACTGAAAAAGCATGGAGCAACGGCACAATTCCCGTTCTCGTTGACCCGGAAGCCTCCTCTCTGGGTCAGGTAAAACCTGACGTACTGGTGGATGCCATCCTTGCCAAACGCAACATCGGGACAACTATGGATCAAGCTCCGCTGGTCATCGGTCTCGGACCGGGATTCACGGCCGGTCAAGACGTACACAGAGTCGTTGAGACCAAGCGCGGTCATCACCTAGGACGCGTCATCACCGAAGGGCCTGCGGCCGCGAACACAGGTGTCCCCGGTGTGATTGACGGCTTTTCCATAGAGCGCGTTTATTGGGCCGAACACGAAGGTACTTTCACAACCCCCTATGACATCGGCCAACTGGTCAAAAAAGGCGATATCATCGGTTCTGTCGACGACACCCCGGTTGTTGCAGCCTTATCCGGCGTTATTCGAGGTCTGCTCAGAAACAACACTCCGGTCGTCAAACGCACCAAACTTGGAGACGTGGACCCCAGAGGAACCATCTCCTACTGCGGTGAAACATCGGACAAGGCTTTGTCCATCGGCGGCGGCGTTCTCGAAACCATCTGCGCACAACTTTTCCTCTAAGGCACGCATGAACGGGACCGTAACCCTAAGCGCTAGTGCCGCACTCACCTCGCCGGAACACCGGCTTATCACCGTCATTGGAGCGGGAGGGAAGACCTCTCTCCTCCACTGGATAGCCAAAAGCAGAATTTCTGCAGGGCAACGGGTGGTCATAACAACGACCACCAAAATCTTCCCGCTCCATGACGTAGATACCATCCTGATGACAGATGGCCCGGATTTTTTGAATCGACTGCGGCAAGCATTGATAAAAAGCCCTTGCGTAATCGCAGCCAAAAGATTTGACAAAAAAACCGGAAAAATCATCGGGTTAGACCCTGAAAGCGTTGATGCTCTTCACTATTCGGAAATTGCAGACGCCATCCTCGTTGAAGCCGACGGCGCAGCCAGAAAACCACTCAAGGCACCGGCAGATCACGAACCAGTCATCCCGGTTGCATCTGATATCTGTGTCGGTATCATGGGACTCGATGCTGTGGACCAGCCCTTTTCCGAAGACATTGTTCATCGATCCGATATTTTTGCTAAAATCACCGGAATTTCTTTTGGAGAAGCAATCACTCCGACCCACATGATAAAAGCAGCGACGGCAGCTAACGGACTGTTTAAAGGCTGTCCTCAAAACTGTGAACGCATCGTACTACTCAACAAAATGGATATTCCCAGCGGAAAAGCACAGGTTGCAGAATTTACTGCCAAATTAAACGGAAGTGCCACAGCGTCGACTCTTTCATGGTTTGCAGGCAGTTGTCGTCAACATTGCTTGCACCACATCAATTATCAAAGCGTGATGTCCTGCGCTAAAAATAACCATCTTGAATTTTCATCTCAGTTCTGAAAGGTTGGAGGGAACCATGTCCAAACAAAAAAGTCCGCATACCCCGCTTCCAATGTGTCCGCCTGACAAAGGTGGCGTCTGCACCATATGTTTCTTTGGCGCACTCTCCATTATTCTGGCCGCGTGCATCCCTCTTCTGATGTACCCCGAAGCCGGAGAAAAAATCATCAACACCATGTTTCAGTTCGTCACCGTGAAAATGGGATGGCTCTACATGCTGTTCGGAGCCGGTACTTTTACCCTGCTCATGTGGTTCGCCTTTGGCCCTTTCAGTCATAAACGACTCGGTGACAAAATTGAATATTCCACTTTTTCCTGGATAGGCATGCTTTTCTGTGCGGGCGTAGGCGCCGGCATCATGTTCGGTGGGTCCATTGACTGGGCCTACTATGCAGCCTACCCAATGCACGGCGAACCTGCCGGTTCACTCGAAGCCTACGAATGGGGCAGTGCGTACGGCATGTTTCACTGGGGACCAATCTGCTGGTCCATCTACGCGGTGTTAGCCGTGCCCATTGGCTATAGTTACTACGTCAAACGAGTTCCCATCCTGAACATTTCCCAGGCCTGTACAGGACTGCTCGGCGACAAGGTCAACGGCTGGCAAGGCAAAATCATCGACATCCTTTTCATGACCGGACTTGTAGCCGGCTCAGCCACAGCCCTTGGACTGGGTATTCCCATCGTGGCCGCAGCTATTGCCTCCGTTGCCGGTATTGAACATTCCTTCTGGTTGGAATTCGGCACCTTGCTTCTCGTCACTTCCATCTTCTGTGTATCAGCCAGCCTCGGCCTGAAAAAAGGACTGAGTAAACTTTCAGATTTCAACGTCATGATAGCCATGGCGCTTCTTCTGTTCGTTTTCATCGTCGGGCCCACGGTCTTTTTGACCGACATGGCCATCACATCGCTGGGCCTCATGTATTCAAAGCTCATCACCATGGCCACGTCGATGGACCCTATGGATTCCGTAGGATTTACCAAGGACTGGACCGTTTTCTATTACGCTTGGTTCGTGGCATACGCCCCGTTCATGTCCCTGTTCATTGCCAAAATCTCTCGTGGTCGCACAGTCCGCGAAGTAGTGCTTGGTCCGGTCCTCATTGCTTCATTGGGATGTGGCTGTTTTTATCTCGTCTTCGGCAACTTCGGTCTGTACCTCCAGCTTACCGGCCAACTTGATGTGGTGAGTATGGTTAAGACCGTCAAAGGCGCGACAGCCATCATGGCCATCGCGGACTTTATTCCCATGGCTTCACTCTATAAAATTGTCTTCGCCGGGGTCACCGCCATCTCCATGGCTACCACCTTTGACGCAGTTTCATTCGCTCTGGCCGCCACGACCACGCTCAAACTCACTCCCGATGAAGAACCTGCACGCTGGAACCGCCTGTTCTGGGCCATGTCTCTAGGCTTGGTCCCCACAGGGATTATGCTCATCGACGGGCCATTGTCCGTCCTGCAAACAGCTTCAATTGTAGTGGGGCTGCCCGTACTTGGCGTCGTCACCATCGGAGTTGTCGCATTCCTCAAGGAATACCGGCAAACCGGCTGGGTGGAATACGACGACGCTGTATGCGCTCCGCGCGATATATAATCAATCATTCGCATCATATCGAGGTTATCATGAAAACCATGCACGTTGAAAAAGCCGTGGGTACCGTCTTGTGTCAAGATATCACCCGCATCATCCCCGGCGGAGAAAAAGGCCCTGCATTCCGTCGCGGTCATGTGGTTACCGAAGCCGACATCCCGACATTGTTGGATATCGGCAAAGAACATCTTTATGTCTTCGATCCTCAGGACGGATACGTCCATGAAGATGACGCAGCACGGCGCATAGCCGAGGCCGCGGCTGGTCCGGGCATCGAACTGAGCACTCCGGTGGAAGGCAAAATCACTTTGCGCGCCACCCATGACGGCTTGCTCGACATCAACACCGACACCCTGTTCAAACTAAACTCGGTCAAGGATGTCATATTCGGCACCATCCATACCAATCAATTGGTACAGACAGGCCGCGCCATGGCCGGTACCCGTGTCATTCCACTGGTCGTTCCCGAAGCAATCGTTGCCGAGGCCGAAGCAGTACTCCGCGATAACGCCCCGCTCATTCAAGTCCGTCCGCTCAAATCATGCCGCATCGGCATCGTCACCACGGGCAGCGAGGTCTACAATGGCCGCATTGAAGATAAATTTGGTCCGGTCATCCGCAAAAAATTCAAAGGATATGGTTCAACCACCATCGGACAGAAGCTCGTTTCCGATGACCCGGAAATGACCAAGGGAGCCATTCTGGACTTTATCGAAAACGGAGCCGATTTCGTCGTCGTCACTGGCGGTATGTCCGTGGACCCGGACGACCAGACACCCACTTCCATCCGCATGACCGGGGCCGAAGTCGTCACCTACGGTGCACCGACATTTCCCGGAGCCATGTTCATGCTCGCCCGCCTCGGAGACGTCCCTGTCGTCGGTCTTCC
This genomic window contains:
- a CDS encoding FAD binding domain-containing protein, producing the protein MKRFNHFDATSVEEAVSLLNGSEGPAYVMGGGSDLMGCLKDNLWMEAPERIINLKTIPGLKEIRVEDDGLHIGALVTLTEVAESDMVKEQWPGLAEAARRTASPLLRNMGTIAGNICQENRCWYYRYPDKIGGRIDCVRKGGKRCLAVPGDHRFHSIFGAVNKCIAVNPSDTAPAFIALNATVKTTKHEIAIDDFFSAEMGAQSTILDRDEIITEIVVPLPEAGPTSAFRKIAYRKSIDFALVNCAASVSVVDGKVTSARICLNGVHNNPRRCEASEELLIGKELTEELAQEAGKAAVAEAKPLLQNGFKVQMAQTIVGDTLMDCLK
- a CDS encoding nucleotidyltransferase family protein → MPHQLANVSGVILAAGQASRMGRDKLSLPFRGLPILQHVVNAARNSTLRDVTVVLPKGSELRRTVDLSGCNVVTSVHRDMGQAESLKTGLRSVIDTADGCMALLGDQPLITASAIDMLVGAFTQQPECWVAPVQEGMRGNPITIPSTWFPKVFELEGDTGARPLLGSPGLTLRLVRIHEVGPFIDVDTEEQYQRLLTNYGQKTA
- the yqeB gene encoding selenium-dependent molybdenum cofactor biosynthesis protein YqeB, with translation MSAIQTPTITIRGAGDLATGVALRLYQAGLTRLLLLETANPLAVRRTVAFSEAIYHGEMTVEGIKAARISSPDLTEKAWSNGTIPVLVDPEASSLGQVKPDVLVDAILAKRNIGTTMDQAPLVIGLGPGFTAGQDVHRVVETKRGHHLGRVITEGPAAANTGVPGVIDGFSIERVYWAEHEGTFTTPYDIGQLVKKGDIIGSVDDTPVVAALSGVIRGLLRNNTPVVKRTKLGDVDPRGTISYCGETSDKALSIGGGVLETICAQLFL
- the yqeC gene encoding selenium cofactor biosynthesis protein YqeC, producing the protein MNGTVTLSASAALTSPEHRLITVIGAGGKTSLLHWIAKSRISAGQRVVITTTTKIFPLHDVDTILMTDGPDFLNRLRQALIKSPCVIAAKRFDKKTGKIIGLDPESVDALHYSEIADAILVEADGAARKPLKAPADHEPVIPVASDICVGIMGLDAVDQPFSEDIVHRSDIFAKITGISFGEAITPTHMIKAATAANGLFKGCPQNCERIVLLNKMDIPSGKAQVAEFTAKLNGSATASTLSWFAGSCRQHCLHHINYQSVMSCAKNNHLEFSSQF
- a CDS encoding BCCT family transporter, whose amino-acid sequence is MSKQKSPHTPLPMCPPDKGGVCTICFFGALSIILAACIPLLMYPEAGEKIINTMFQFVTVKMGWLYMLFGAGTFTLLMWFAFGPFSHKRLGDKIEYSTFSWIGMLFCAGVGAGIMFGGSIDWAYYAAYPMHGEPAGSLEAYEWGSAYGMFHWGPICWSIYAVLAVPIGYSYYVKRVPILNISQACTGLLGDKVNGWQGKIIDILFMTGLVAGSATALGLGIPIVAAAIASVAGIEHSFWLEFGTLLLVTSIFCVSASLGLKKGLSKLSDFNVMIAMALLLFVFIVGPTVFLTDMAITSLGLMYSKLITMATSMDPMDSVGFTKDWTVFYYAWFVAYAPFMSLFIAKISRGRTVREVVLGPVLIASLGCGCFYLVFGNFGLYLQLTGQLDVVSMVKTVKGATAIMAIADFIPMASLYKIVFAGVTAISMATTFDAVSFALAATTTLKLTPDEEPARWNRLFWAMSLGLVPTGIMLIDGPLSVLQTASIVVGLPVLGVVTIGVVAFLKEYRQTGWVEYDDAVCAPRDI
- a CDS encoding molybdopterin-binding protein is translated as MKTMHVEKAVGTVLCQDITRIIPGGEKGPAFRRGHVVTEADIPTLLDIGKEHLYVFDPQDGYVHEDDAARRIAEAAAGPGIELSTPVEGKITLRATHDGLLDINTDTLFKLNSVKDVIFGTIHTNQLVQTGRAMAGTRVIPLVVPEAIVAEAEAVLRDNAPLIQVRPLKSCRIGIVTTGSEVYNGRIEDKFGPVIRKKFKGYGSTTIGQKLVSDDPEMTKGAILDFIENGADFVVVTGGMSVDPDDQTPTSIRMTGAEVVTYGAPTFPGAMFMLARLGDVPVVGLPGCVMYYRASIFDLIIPRILAGKDVTREDIINLGHGGFCEGCETCRYPVCSFGKGA